Proteins co-encoded in one Coriobacterium glomerans PW2 genomic window:
- the atpB gene encoding F0F1 ATP synthase subunit A, which yields MDALTKLPGEISQLVSEFSSTPVVGNLDVGLTQYSFWLLVSAAVFVIIVAVFLKKQTLVPKGVFVNGVESIVEYVENDVAKGVVGSTWRHHFPFLATLFLFILVNNFIGLIPGAKPGTGAIGCTAAVALISFVYFIYFGVKKHGVWGYIKSLAPAGVGFPMNLLVWVIELLSLILRLVTLAVRLFCNMFAGHVVMGSFAILASLFIEPVFTHFSLVVAGWSLTSIGWLAILLIIYAVELIVAFVQAYVFTVLSAVYIQIAEADEH from the coding sequence TTGGATGCACTTACCAAGTTGCCCGGTGAGATTTCTCAGCTGGTTTCCGAGTTCTCGTCGACGCCGGTCGTCGGGAATCTGGATGTAGGTCTGACCCAGTACTCGTTTTGGCTCCTTGTCTCAGCGGCCGTGTTCGTCATCATCGTCGCGGTTTTTTTGAAGAAGCAGACGTTGGTCCCGAAGGGCGTGTTCGTCAACGGTGTCGAGTCCATCGTGGAGTATGTTGAGAACGATGTGGCCAAAGGCGTCGTCGGCTCCACGTGGCGTCACCATTTTCCGTTTCTCGCCACGCTGTTTCTCTTCATCCTCGTCAACAACTTCATAGGGCTCATTCCGGGTGCCAAGCCCGGCACCGGTGCCATAGGCTGCACCGCGGCAGTCGCGCTCATCTCGTTTGTCTACTTCATCTACTTCGGCGTGAAGAAGCATGGCGTCTGGGGCTATATCAAGAGCCTTGCTCCAGCCGGCGTCGGTTTTCCCATGAACCTGCTCGTGTGGGTCATCGAGCTGCTCTCATTGATCTTGCGGCTCGTCACGCTCGCTGTCCGACTGTTCTGCAATATGTTTGCCGGCCATGTCGTGATGGGATCCTTCGCGATACTCGCATCCCTGTTCATCGAGCCCGTGTTCACTCACTTCAGTCTGGTAGTCGCCGGCTGGTCGCTTACAAGCATCGGTTGGCTTGCCATTCTTTTGATCATCTACGCTGTGGAACTCATCGTTGCGTTCGTTCAGGCATACGTGTTCACCGTGCTCTCCGCCGTCTACATTCAGATCGCGGAAGCAGACGAGCACTGA
- a CDS encoding ATPase, whose protein sequence is MGVIGFGLGVIGAGIAIGLAAMGAASAMARQPEVQGRVFTVFILASAFTEALALIGFVVALIVR, encoded by the coding sequence GTGGGAGTAATCGGATTTGGTCTCGGCGTCATCGGAGCCGGCATCGCGATCGGTCTTGCGGCTATGGGTGCCGCGAGCGCGATGGCTCGTCAGCCGGAGGTGCAAGGACGCGTCTTCACCGTCTTCATCCTGGCATCCGCGTTCACCGAGGCGCTGGCCCTCATCGGCTTCGTCGTAGCGCTCATCGTGCGCTGA
- the atpF gene encoding F0F1 ATP synthase subunit B produces MKFMKRVMTVAVALSWFSCAMPASAWAEESSDKVDILIPKPAEFFASLFVFLVIWIALAKFAWPKILSMMEERGARIKASLDEAEKTKQKAIADRKTSDDLVVDARRQAADIVLEARRDAEAERARIQAQAHAEAQDIIAKAHANAEEERGALYASAADSIAELSVSVASKIVGRTLDEDGEQRRLIEHYIKEAGSLNAD; encoded by the coding sequence ATGAAATTCATGAAACGCGTCATGACCGTCGCAGTCGCTTTGAGCTGGTTCTCATGCGCGATGCCGGCGTCCGCTTGGGCGGAGGAGTCCTCCGACAAGGTTGACATCCTCATTCCCAAGCCTGCGGAGTTCTTCGCGTCGCTGTTCGTCTTCCTTGTCATCTGGATCGCGCTCGCCAAGTTCGCCTGGCCGAAGATCCTCTCCATGATGGAAGAGCGCGGCGCGCGCATCAAAGCGAGCTTGGATGAGGCGGAGAAGACCAAGCAGAAGGCGATCGCCGACCGGAAGACATCCGATGATCTTGTCGTCGACGCCCGCCGCCAAGCGGCCGATATCGTACTCGAGGCTCGCAGGGACGCCGAGGCGGAGCGAGCGCGCATCCAGGCGCAGGCGCACGCTGAGGCGCAAGACATCATCGCCAAGGCGCATGCGAACGCCGAGGAGGAGCGAGGCGCCCTCTATGCGAGCGCTGCGGACTCCATAGCCGAGCTGTCCGTCTCGGTCGCATCCAAGATCGTCGGCAGGACGCTCGATGAGGACGGCGAGCAGCGCCGGCTCATCGAGCACTACATCAAGGAAGCGGGTAGCCTGAATGCCGACTAG
- a CDS encoding F0F1 ATP synthase subunit delta → MPTSRMENRVLETYARSLIEAAKAEDHVFRDLHELEVLAGASREVLAIVGAMFDRDQLDLLPRVAEMYRSMTEEEVDIVGVTVTTAIEIDDDLRAIITKKCEEDFGKRVYLIEKIDPSIIGGIVIEARGERRDISVRTQLRAARSILGGAKSKNGGDAEHA, encoded by the coding sequence ATGCCGACTAGCCGTATGGAGAATCGGGTGCTCGAGACCTACGCGCGCTCGCTCATCGAGGCGGCGAAGGCGGAAGATCACGTATTTCGCGATCTGCATGAACTCGAGGTGCTCGCCGGCGCCTCGCGCGAGGTGCTCGCTATCGTCGGTGCCATGTTCGACCGCGATCAGCTCGATCTTCTTCCCCGTGTCGCGGAGATGTATCGCTCCATGACAGAGGAGGAGGTCGACATCGTCGGTGTCACGGTGACGACGGCCATCGAGATCGATGACGATCTTCGCGCGATCATCACGAAGAAGTGCGAGGAAGATTTCGGCAAGAGGGTCTATCTCATCGAAAAGATCGATCCCTCGATCATCGGCGGCATCGTCATCGAGGCACGCGGAGAGCGACGCGATATTTCGGTGAGAACGCAGCTTCGCGCCGCTCGAAGTATTCTCGGCGGCGCCAAATCGAAGAACGGAGGTGACGCTGAGCATGCCTGA
- the atpA gene encoding F0F1 ATP synthase subunit alpha yields the protein MPDSMKAKSIDASSVNTGKINAETIARELSERLDTLTAAVDTQEVSVVDEVGDGIARVSGLRSAMSGELLEFKSDETGQTVFGLAQNLDRNEVGAVLFGEVSLIREGDECRTTGRIMDIPVGRSMLGRVVNSLGQPIDGGPDIVTTHRRPIEFKAPGVIARTPVSEPVQTGLLAIDSMIPIGRGQRELIIGDRKTGKTSIAVDAIINQRGKDMICIYVAIGQKASTVANIRATLAAHDALDYTVIVSATAADSAPMQYIAPMAGAAIGEFFMYNGEDDRPASADNHGGHVLIIYDDLSKQAVAYRQMSLTLRRPPGREAYPGDIFYLHSRLLERACKLSEENGFGSMTALPLIETQDGDVSAYIPTNVISITDGQIYLQSELFHQGQRPAVDVGISVSRVGGAAQTKAMKQVSGSLRLDLASYQELAGFAQFGSDLDSATQKQLTHGSHMTELLKQPRFKPLDVVDQIAALFAGNEGFVDDLPIAQVTSFRDDLVRHLDAAFGPLLNELRDKKIQGDLENRLKQAIADFKKDFCSKHAAESQGGSADGSARTESGRVQKDASADADSEKS from the coding sequence ATGCCTGATTCCATGAAGGCTAAAAGCATTGATGCGAGCAGCGTCAACACAGGCAAGATCAACGCCGAGACGATCGCACGCGAGCTCTCCGAGCGACTCGACACGCTCACCGCGGCGGTCGATACTCAGGAGGTCTCGGTCGTCGACGAGGTCGGGGATGGCATCGCGCGGGTATCGGGTCTTCGCAGCGCGATGTCAGGCGAGCTGCTCGAGTTCAAGAGCGATGAGACCGGACAGACGGTCTTCGGTCTGGCGCAGAACCTCGATCGCAACGAGGTGGGCGCCGTCCTGTTCGGCGAGGTCTCCCTCATCCGCGAAGGCGATGAGTGCCGCACCACCGGCAGGATCATGGATATCCCGGTCGGCCGCTCGATGCTCGGCCGCGTCGTCAACTCGCTCGGCCAGCCCATCGATGGCGGTCCCGATATCGTGACGACCCATCGGCGTCCCATCGAGTTCAAGGCGCCCGGCGTCATCGCGCGCACACCGGTTTCCGAACCCGTTCAGACCGGTCTGCTTGCAATCGACTCCATGATTCCCATCGGTCGCGGGCAGCGCGAGCTCATCATCGGCGATCGCAAGACCGGCAAGACCTCGATCGCCGTGGACGCGATCATCAATCAGCGCGGCAAGGATATGATCTGCATCTACGTCGCCATCGGTCAGAAGGCATCGACCGTTGCCAACATCCGAGCGACGCTTGCGGCCCATGATGCTCTCGATTACACCGTCATCGTTTCGGCCACGGCGGCTGATTCCGCTCCGATGCAGTACATCGCCCCTATGGCCGGTGCTGCAATCGGTGAGTTCTTCATGTACAACGGTGAGGATGACAGGCCCGCTTCGGCGGATAACCATGGCGGACACGTGCTCATCATCTACGACGACCTGTCCAAGCAGGCGGTCGCCTACCGTCAGATGTCACTGACCCTGCGTCGTCCACCCGGACGCGAGGCGTATCCCGGTGATATTTTCTATCTGCATTCCCGTCTGCTGGAGCGCGCCTGCAAGCTTTCCGAGGAGAACGGCTTCGGTTCCATGACGGCGCTTCCGCTCATCGAGACGCAGGATGGCGATGTTTCGGCCTATATCCCGACGAATGTGATCTCGATCACCGACGGTCAGATCTATCTGCAAAGCGAGCTGTTCCACCAGGGGCAGCGGCCGGCAGTGGATGTCGGCATCTCGGTGTCGCGTGTCGGCGGAGCCGCGCAGACGAAGGCCATGAAGCAGGTCTCGGGTTCGCTCAGACTCGATCTCGCTTCCTATCAGGAGCTCGCGGGATTCGCGCAGTTTGGAAGCGATCTCGATAGCGCGACGCAAAAGCAGCTCACGCATGGTTCGCACATGACCGAGCTGCTCAAGCAGCCCCGCTTCAAGCCACTTGATGTCGTTGACCAGATCGCCGCGCTCTTTGCCGGTAACGAGGGCTTTGTTGACGATCTGCCCATCGCTCAGGTGACGAGCTTTCGCGATGATCTCGTGAGGCACCTGGATGCCGCCTTCGGTCCGCTGCTCAACGAGCTGCGAGATAAAAAGATCCAAGGGGATCTGGAGAATCGGCTCAAACAGGCTATCGCCGACTTCAAGAAGGACTTCTGCTCGAAGCACGCCGCCGAGTCGCAAGGTGGGTCCGCGGATGGGAGCGCTCGGACAGAATCCGGTCGCGTGCAAAAGGACGCTTCGGCCGATGCAGATTCCGAGAAGAGCTAG
- the atpG gene encoding ATP synthase F1 subunit gamma, with translation MANLRDIKKRISSISSTMQITRTMEMVSTAKIRRALDRARRAEPYKKALTDVMLTVAQDAQSAGNNALMRPRESVKRGLVVAVASDRGLAGGFNVGVVRSVEQIMSDWGRRGIDTEIITCGRKPSEYFGSRADVVMNFTGSSADPTLEQARMIASYICDGYASEQIDQVEVVYHHARNRVVQQLRCERLLPLDPEMLAMAHGPRKNANEGPKRLQASFTFVPSAERVLGELIPSYVLTVVHQALIDSAAAEQGARRTAMHSATENATAIISTLSHTYNRVRQASITTEINEIVGGASALEEQQ, from the coding sequence ATGGCGAACCTCCGCGACATAAAGAAGCGCATCTCCTCGATCTCGAGCACGATGCAGATAACCCGTACGATGGAGATGGTCTCCACCGCGAAGATCCGTCGCGCGCTCGACCGCGCCCGGCGAGCCGAGCCCTATAAGAAGGCGCTCACCGACGTGATGCTCACGGTCGCCCAAGACGCGCAGAGTGCGGGCAACAACGCCTTGATGCGTCCGCGTGAATCCGTCAAGCGCGGTCTTGTGGTCGCCGTCGCATCGGATCGCGGTCTCGCGGGCGGATTCAATGTCGGCGTCGTGCGCTCGGTCGAGCAGATCATGAGCGACTGGGGTCGGCGCGGCATCGACACAGAGATCATCACCTGCGGCCGCAAGCCGAGCGAGTACTTCGGCTCCCGGGCTGATGTCGTCATGAACTTCACGGGCAGCTCGGCTGACCCGACGCTTGAGCAGGCGCGCATGATTGCCAGCTATATCTGCGACGGGTACGCCTCGGAGCAGATAGATCAGGTGGAGGTCGTCTACCATCATGCTCGCAACCGCGTCGTCCAGCAGCTTCGTTGCGAGCGGCTGCTGCCGCTTGATCCTGAGATGCTCGCCATGGCGCACGGCCCCAGAAAGAACGCCAACGAGGGCCCCAAGCGTCTCCAGGCGTCGTTTACATTCGTCCCCTCAGCGGAGCGCGTGCTCGGGGAGCTGATCCCCTCGTACGTCCTGACCGTTGTCCATCAGGCCCTGATCGATTCCGCAGCGGCAGAGCAGGGGGCTCGTCGCACGGCGATGCACTCGGCTACAGAGAACGCCACAGCGATCATCTCAACGCTGTCGCATACCTACAACCGCGTGCGCCAAGCCTCGATCACCACCGAGATCAATGAGATCGTCGGCGGGGCCTCAGCATTGGAGGAGCAGCAATGA
- the atpD gene encoding F0F1 ATP synthase subunit beta, translating to MTDTTVKTAIKDAGVRRTAGEGRIVRIIGPVVDVKFDDVVPTIYNALTIDADTPIGHISTVLEVEMQLPGSVVRTVAMTSTDGLRRGLRVQDTGEPMKMPVGQATLGRIWNVLGEPVDGKPAGQIEERYPIHHAAPTFDELTTNMEIFETGIKAVDLLEPYIRGGKTGLFGGAGVGKTVLIQELIYNLAQQHGGTSVFTGVGERTREGTDLYLEMKESGVLDKTCLVYGQMNEPPGARLRVGLAGLTTAEYFRDRGQDVLLFIDNIFRFSQAGSEVSALLGRMPSAVGYQPTLATEMGDLQERITSTKTGSITSVQAVYVPADDLTDPAPATTFTHLDSTTVLSRNIASLGLYPAIDPLASTSDALDPDIVGERHYSVASKVQELLQQYADLQDIIAILGMDELSDEQRTTVNRARKIQQFLSQSFHVAEKFTGNPGVYVRVEDTVDSFAAIVNGDVDDLPEQAFRFAGTLDDVRERAAKMGAK from the coding sequence ATGACCGATACTACCGTCAAGACCGCGATCAAGGATGCCGGCGTGCGACGCACCGCCGGGGAGGGGCGGATCGTTCGCATCATCGGGCCTGTCGTCGACGTCAAATTCGACGACGTGGTTCCAACGATCTACAATGCGCTCACGATCGACGCGGACACGCCGATCGGGCATATCAGCACCGTTTTGGAAGTCGAGATGCAGCTGCCCGGTAGCGTCGTGCGCACGGTTGCGATGACCTCGACCGATGGCCTGCGTCGCGGCTTGCGGGTGCAGGACACCGGAGAACCCATGAAGATGCCGGTCGGTCAGGCCACGCTGGGCAGGATCTGGAACGTGCTCGGAGAGCCCGTTGACGGAAAACCCGCCGGGCAGATAGAGGAGCGCTATCCGATTCATCACGCTGCTCCGACCTTCGACGAGCTGACGACGAACATGGAGATCTTTGAAACCGGCATCAAGGCGGTCGATCTGCTCGAGCCCTATATTCGCGGTGGCAAGACCGGTTTGTTCGGCGGCGCGGGAGTAGGCAAGACGGTGCTCATCCAAGAGCTCATCTACAATCTCGCGCAGCAGCATGGTGGAACCTCGGTGTTCACCGGCGTCGGAGAGCGCACGCGCGAGGGCACCGATCTATATCTCGAGATGAAGGAATCCGGCGTCTTGGACAAGACCTGCCTTGTGTACGGGCAGATGAACGAGCCGCCGGGAGCGCGCCTTCGAGTGGGGCTCGCGGGCCTGACGACCGCGGAATACTTCCGTGACCGGGGACAGGATGTTCTGCTGTTCATCGACAACATCTTTCGTTTCTCGCAGGCTGGCTCGGAGGTCTCCGCCCTGTTGGGGCGGATGCCCTCCGCAGTGGGCTACCAGCCGACTCTCGCGACCGAGATGGGAGATCTCCAGGAGCGCATCACTTCCACGAAGACGGGGTCCATCACATCGGTTCAGGCCGTTTACGTCCCGGCCGATGATCTCACCGATCCCGCGCCCGCAACGACCTTCACGCACCTCGATTCCACAACCGTGCTTTCCCGCAATATCGCATCGCTCGGTCTGTACCCCGCGATAGATCCGTTGGCCTCGACTTCCGACGCGCTCGATCCCGATATCGTCGGGGAGCGCCACTACAGCGTTGCCTCCAAGGTCCAGGAGCTGTTGCAGCAATACGCCGACCTGCAGGACATCATAGCGATCTTGGGTATGGATGAGCTGTCCGATGAGCAGCGCACGACCGTGAACCGCGCACGCAAGATTCAGCAGTTCCTCTCGCAGTCGTTCCATGTCGCGGAGAAGTTCACCGGCAACCCCGGAGTCTACGTTCGCGTCGAAGACACGGTCGACTCATTTGCCGCCATCGTCAACGGCGATGTCGATGATCTTCCCGAGCAAGCCTTTCGTTTCGCCGGCACCCTTGATGACGTGCGCGAGCGCGCTGCGAAGATGGGGGCGAAGTAG
- the atpC gene encoding ATP synthase F1 subunit epsilon, with protein MRIRIVGPEMLIYEGDAAFVAVPASDGEIGVLPSHSNEIATIRAGYVRVSDETMGRIDHTFAVLSGYVEIADDAIIVLADRAVDLATVDKDDVSAHLRDFEDQLDGLESDDAHRAYLYNKISWCKLLLAS; from the coding sequence ATGAGAATCAGAATCGTGGGGCCCGAGATGCTCATCTACGAGGGCGATGCGGCCTTTGTCGCCGTTCCGGCCTCGGATGGCGAGATCGGCGTGCTGCCGAGTCACTCCAACGAGATCGCGACGATCAGAGCGGGTTACGTTCGCGTATCTGATGAGACGATGGGGAGGATCGATCATACCTTCGCGGTGCTGAGCGGATACGTCGAGATCGCCGATGACGCGATCATCGTGCTCGCCGATCGCGCAGTCGATCTGGCGACCGTCGACAAGGATGATGTCTCTGCCCATCTTCGCGATTTTGAGGATCAGCTGGACGGGCTCGAAAGCGATGACGCCCACCGTGCCTACCTCTATAATAAGATCTCATGGTGCAAGCTCCTTCTGGCATCCTAG
- the murA gene encoding UDP-N-acetylglucosamine 1-carboxyvinyltransferase translates to MDIIRVEGGHALGGTVSVSGAKNSALKLMAATLLTCGRTTLTNVPDIADVHVMGKVLKGIGAKIDVIDEHTLEIDTSAVDSWEAPYELVAQMRASTAVMGPLLGRFGRAKIAMPGGCNLGARKIDLHILGLETLGVSFDTDHGYIHARATEGLVGSSVALDFPSVGATENLIMAAVRAKGETIIDNAACEPEITDLATMLNEMGACVRGAGTPVVTIEGVSELHPVEHRVIGDRIEAGTFLVAGALMADAAGIEVVGFNPTHLGMVLKKLELMGVSYRRCDHGVRIRRASAFEPVDIQTLPYPGFPTDMQAQVMILSALARGGSVITENIFENRFMFASELVRMGANIRIESHHAVIHGVGNLSGAQVVAPDLRGGAALVVAGLVAEGTTEVSSIHHIDRGYEHFTEKLAALGAAVARTTVPDPVEG, encoded by the coding sequence TTGGATATCATTCGCGTAGAGGGCGGCCACGCCCTCGGGGGCACCGTCTCGGTATCGGGTGCCAAGAACTCTGCGCTCAAACTCATGGCGGCCACGTTGCTCACCTGCGGAAGGACCACGCTCACCAACGTTCCCGATATAGCGGATGTGCATGTGATGGGCAAGGTCCTAAAAGGAATAGGCGCCAAGATCGATGTCATAGACGAGCACACACTCGAGATCGATACCTCTGCGGTCGATTCATGGGAGGCGCCCTATGAGCTCGTGGCGCAGATGCGCGCCTCGACAGCGGTGATGGGTCCCCTGCTCGGACGCTTCGGTCGGGCGAAGATCGCCATGCCAGGCGGCTGCAATCTCGGAGCGCGCAAGATCGATCTTCATATCCTGGGTCTGGAAACCCTTGGTGTCTCATTTGACACCGATCACGGCTATATTCACGCAAGAGCCACGGAGGGCCTTGTCGGCTCGTCGGTAGCTCTTGATTTTCCGAGCGTCGGTGCCACCGAGAATCTGATCATGGCAGCTGTACGTGCAAAAGGCGAGACCATCATCGACAATGCGGCGTGCGAACCCGAGATCACCGATCTCGCTACCATGCTGAACGAGATGGGCGCCTGCGTAAGGGGCGCGGGAACGCCTGTCGTCACGATCGAGGGAGTCTCGGAGCTTCATCCTGTCGAGCATCGCGTGATCGGAGATCGGATCGAGGCGGGTACGTTTCTCGTCGCTGGCGCGCTCATGGCCGATGCAGCCGGCATCGAGGTGGTCGGCTTCAATCCGACTCATCTCGGAATGGTCCTCAAGAAGCTCGAGCTGATGGGTGTGAGCTACCGCCGCTGCGATCACGGCGTGCGCATCCGACGTGCATCCGCCTTTGAACCGGTCGACATTCAGACATTGCCCTACCCGGGCTTTCCGACCGATATGCAAGCGCAGGTCATGATCCTGTCCGCTCTTGCACGTGGAGGGTCCGTCATAACGGAGAACATCTTCGAGAACCGCTTCATGTTCGCCTCAGAGCTCGTGCGGATGGGTGCAAACATTCGCATCGAGAGCCATCACGCCGTCATCCATGGGGTCGGCAACCTCTCGGGGGCCCAAGTCGTCGCTCCCGATCTGCGCGGTGGGGCCGCCTTGGTCGTCGCCGGTCTTGTTGCGGAGGGTACGACCGAGGTCTCATCGATCCACCATATCGACCGCGGCTATGAGCACTTCACCGAGAAGCTCGCGGCACTCGGTGCCGCGGTCGCACGCACCACGGTTCCCGATCCCGTCGAGGGATGA
- the pepT gene encoding peptidase T encodes MSDAASQQPDVLERFLRYARIDTQSAEEHSDEVPSTPGQFELARLLAQELRDLGAADVRVSDHAYVTAAIPASPGAEAQPGLGLVAHIDTSESAPGANVSPHIVRYEGGELVSGAVGSDVISIGPEEVPGLTELIGEDIVASDGATLLGADDKAGVAEIMALAARLIAEPTLPHPRLGICFCPDEEIGHGASLLDIEAFGCAWAYTVDGGPIGELEWECFNACKATVTFQGRSIHPGDAKGSMVNASNLFVDYHNLLPVAQRPEHTEGHEGFIFLRGVSATCEHAVARYEVRDHDAKLLERKVDLMRRAAAFINEREGEQRVSISVDAQYRNMAEVIGKHPELIELAKEAFAAAGVEARVIPVRGGTDGAQLSFRGLPCPNLSTGGYAFHGVNEFIPVSSLVRMVDVLTELVGRFA; translated from the coding sequence ATGAGCGACGCAGCCTCTCAGCAACCCGATGTTCTCGAGCGCTTCTTGCGATACGCGAGGATCGACACCCAATCAGCGGAGGAGCACAGCGATGAGGTGCCCTCGACTCCGGGTCAGTTCGAGCTGGCCCGCTTGCTCGCGCAGGAGCTGCGCGATCTCGGCGCTGCCGATGTCCGCGTGTCCGATCATGCCTACGTGACCGCGGCGATCCCGGCGAGCCCGGGTGCCGAGGCCCAGCCCGGCCTCGGCCTCGTCGCGCATATCGACACCTCTGAAAGCGCCCCCGGCGCGAACGTGTCACCTCACATCGTCAGGTATGAAGGCGGCGAGCTCGTGAGCGGCGCGGTCGGCAGCGATGTCATCTCGATCGGACCCGAGGAGGTCCCCGGACTGACCGAGCTCATCGGCGAGGATATCGTCGCGAGCGACGGCGCGACGCTTCTGGGGGCAGATGACAAGGCGGGCGTCGCCGAGATCATGGCGCTGGCGGCACGACTCATCGCGGAGCCGACCCTGCCTCACCCGCGCCTCGGCATCTGCTTTTGCCCCGATGAGGAGATCGGCCATGGTGCGAGCCTTCTGGACATCGAGGCCTTCGGATGCGCGTGGGCCTATACCGTGGACGGCGGGCCGATCGGCGAGCTCGAATGGGAATGCTTCAACGCCTGCAAGGCGACGGTCACGTTCCAGGGTCGCTCGATCCACCCCGGCGATGCAAAGGGAAGCATGGTCAACGCTTCCAACCTGTTCGTCGACTACCACAACCTTCTTCCGGTCGCGCAACGGCCCGAGCACACTGAGGGACACGAGGGATTCATATTCTTACGAGGCGTCTCCGCGACCTGCGAACACGCTGTCGCCAGGTACGAAGTGCGCGATCACGACGCGAAGCTGCTTGAGCGCAAGGTCGATCTGATGCGGCGCGCCGCAGCGTTCATAAACGAGCGAGAGGGCGAGCAGCGAGTGAGCATCTCGGTCGATGCTCAGTACCGCAATATGGCCGAGGTCATAGGAAAGCACCCCGAGCTGATAGAGTTGGCGAAAGAGGCGTTTGCGGCAGCGGGCGTCGAGGCGCGCGTCATCCCCGTTCGCGGAGGCACCGATGGGGCGCAGCTCTCCTTCCGAGGACTGCCCTGTCCCAACTTGTCAACGGGCGGTTACGCCTTCCACGGCGTGAACGAATTCATCCCCGTCTCGTCGCTCGTCAGAATGGTCGATGTGCTCACCGAACTCGTCGGGCGCTTCGCCTGA
- a CDS encoding metal-dependent transcriptional regulator, whose product MDTTERSHELNLTMANEDYLECIVRIEKEGSAADGVRSVDIALRLDVSKASVNKAVAALKAQGLVEQSHYGKVMLTEQGRAIGRAVWYRHRLLRTFLTQKLGVSFERADEEACLMEHALSEDTMDRWLGYLERQGIVVVDS is encoded by the coding sequence ATGGATACCACCGAGCGCTCGCACGAGCTGAATCTGACTATGGCCAACGAGGACTACCTGGAGTGCATCGTCAGAATCGAGAAGGAGGGCTCTGCTGCGGACGGGGTCCGATCCGTCGATATCGCGCTGCGTCTGGATGTCTCGAAGGCCTCGGTCAACAAGGCCGTCGCCGCTCTCAAAGCGCAAGGGCTCGTCGAGCAGTCGCATTACGGCAAGGTCATGCTCACCGAGCAGGGTCGCGCCATCGGTCGCGCCGTATGGTACCGTCATCGCCTGCTTCGAACGTTCCTCACGCAAAAGCTCGGCGTCTCCTTCGAGCGGGCCGACGAGGAGGCGTGCCTCATGGAGCATGCGCTTTCAGAGGATACCATGGACAGATGGCTGGGCTATCTCGAGAGACAGGGTATCGTGGTTGTCGATAGCTGA
- a CDS encoding homocysteine S-methyltransferase family protein: MPSTEIQADFETAYYNRSGAEELMSRLVDEVLLAQGPMGSVLMSEEGASDVPAAYWNEVEPQEVSRIHELYAASGAQLLITNTFQASTPALGRAGISSSAQQVNRAAVDCARVACPQHLAGSIGPCGVDWLTVRSAEFRRARDAYREQAHALLACGVDALMLETFTSVRDLEPALLGAGDVADGMPLLVSFAIDGSADLVGDGLSIEGAILFAEKHGASAVGVNSCSIDAANAAVRRMARAARTPIMVRPGGDVPVRDDDKGLIWAEDPEAFERACRGWIEGGAHLIGGCCGTTARTTASLAEALDRGR; this comes from the coding sequence ATGCCGAGCACAGAGATTCAGGCCGACTTCGAGACGGCCTACTACAATCGTTCAGGCGCGGAGGAGCTCATGTCCCGTCTTGTGGATGAGGTCCTGCTCGCTCAGGGCCCCATGGGCAGCGTTCTCATGAGCGAGGAGGGCGCCTCGGATGTTCCGGCTGCGTACTGGAATGAGGTCGAGCCCCAAGAGGTCTCGCGCATCCATGAGCTCTACGCAGCCTCAGGTGCTCAACTACTCATCACGAACACCTTTCAGGCGAGCACCCCCGCACTCGGACGCGCGGGGATCTCGTCGTCGGCGCAGCAGGTCAATCGTGCTGCAGTCGATTGCGCGCGCGTCGCGTGCCCACAGCATCTCGCCGGATCGATCGGACCGTGCGGAGTCGATTGGCTGACCGTCAGATCGGCTGAGTTCCGTCGGGCGCGCGACGCGTATCGCGAGCAGGCGCATGCGCTGCTGGCCTGCGGGGTCGATGCGCTCATGCTCGAGACGTTCACCTCCGTGCGGGACTTGGAGCCCGCGCTTCTCGGTGCGGGTGACGTCGCAGATGGGATGCCGCTGCTCGTGAGCTTCGCGATCGACGGTTCCGCGGACCTGGTGGGCGACGGTCTCAGCATCGAGGGCGCGATTCTGTTTGCAGAGAAGCACGGCGCCTCCGCTGTAGGCGTGAACAGCTGTTCGATCGACGCCGCCAACGCTGCAGTTCGTCGCATGGCCCGGGCTGCCCGAACTCCGATCATGGTTCGTCCCGGCGGAGATGTTCCCGTTCGAGACGATGACAAGGGTCTGATCTGGGCCGAGGATCCAGAGGCGTTTGAACGAGCCTGCCGAGGTTGGATCGAGGGCGGTGCGCATCTTATCGGAGGCTGCTGCGGCACGACCGCGCGAACGACCGCCTCGCTGGCGGAGGCTCTCGATCGCGGACGATGA